One Pseudochaenichthys georgianus chromosome 7, fPseGeo1.2, whole genome shotgun sequence DNA segment encodes these proteins:
- the LOC117449683 gene encoding transmembrane prolyl 4-hydroxylase-like, which yields MEDSLEDLLEQHGGDCGDEDQPSAPEAKFRSSRMNIQRSSVCSRAYFAVVMVFFHVYILNVIGLLLYVHYNNGPGELVSGDGAPSASVSDRGAALPHPDPAASDLHVEDYSQSLGLPRIEGIRVGHVQQVSLLPDRTHEMRTMSLKPLLFEIPGFLSEQECRVVVQLAQLKGLMESQTTTPSKEQEESNQPLLSLSTDEVFSLLDLNQDGLLQHEEIVSHSRSQDGTWLNPDNLRQILTGLEACPTGTLTLEDFRRVYDVSQRPGQQQSAKPWSQFKQRNKNTWLYQGPGSHHVLQSLRNRLISLTRLPSTLVELSEPLQVIRYENGDFSNAHHDSSPPQSETTCTHTRMAGNKSALTEVSCRYLTMLFYLSSVEEGGETTFPVADNRTYEEQALVQDGVDLTDTKETCGRGNIRMKPSVGTALLWYNHLSDGRGWMGELDEYSLHGECPVRRGVKWTANSWVNVDPDHQQQARYQRLVAKRQRAKSGMEEHYQPLSHSDLHQDL from the exons ATGGAAGACTCTCTGGAAGATTTACTGGAGCAGCATGGTGGCGACTGCGGCGACGAGGATCAACCATCGGCCCCCGAAGCCAAGTTTCGCTCCAGTCGGATGAACATCCAGAGAAGTAGCGTGTGCTCTCGGGCTTATTTCGCTGTAGTCATGGTCTTCTTCCATGTGTACATCCTGAATGTGATCGGCCTGCTGCTGTATGTGCACTATAACAACGGGCCCGGGGAACTTGTTAGTGGAGACGGAGCCCCCTCAGCCTCAGTCAGCGACAGAGGAGCCGCTTTGCCCCATCCTGACCCCGCTGCAAGCGATCTGCACGTGGAGGACTACAGTCAGAGTCTCGGTCTCCCTCGCATTGAGGGGATACGG GTGGGTCATGTTCAGCAGGTGTCCCTCCTGCCAGACCGAACACATGAGATGAGGACGATGAGCCTGAAACCTCTGCTGTTTG AGATCCCTGGCTTCCTGTCAGAGCAGGAATGCCgtgtggtggtgcagctggCTCAGCTCAAGGGTCTGATGGAGAGCCAGACAACAACACCCAGCAAGGAACAAGAGGAGTCCAACCAGCCTCTACTTTCTCTCAGCACAGACGAGGTCTTCAGTCTGTTGGACCTAAACCAGGATGGGCTGCTGCAGCATGAGGAG ATTGTGAGTCACTCGCGCTCTCAAGATGGAACTTGGTTGAACCCAGACAATTTACGGCAGATACTCACCGGACTGGAAGCCTGCCCAACAG GCACGCTGACCTTGGAGGACTTTAGGCGTGTTTATGATGTGTCCCAGCGCCCGGGGCAACAGCAAAGCGCGAAGCCCTGGAGTCAGTTCAAACAGAGAAACAAAAATACGTGGCTTTACCAAGGCCCGGGTTCCCACCATGTGCTGCAGAGCCTCAGGAACAG ACTAATCAGTCTGACACGGCTGCCTTCCACATTGGTCGAGCTGAGTGAACCTCTGCAGGTGATTCGCTATGAGAACGGAGACTTCAGTAATGCCCACCATGACAGCAGCCCTCCTCAATCAGAGaccacctgcacacacacacggatggCGGGGAACAAATCTGCTCTCACAGAGGTCTCTTGCCG GTATCTTACCATGTTGTTCTACCTCAGCTCTGTAGAGGAAGGTGGGGAAACCACCTTTCCTGTGGCAGACAACCGTACCTATGAAGAGCAG GCACTGGTACAAGATGGAGTTGATTTGACTGACACCAAGGAGACATGTGGCAGAGGGAACATAAGAATGAAGCCTTCTGTCGGCACGGCTCTCCTCTGGTACAACCATCTCTCTGACGGCAGAG GTTGGATGGGAGAGCTGGATGAGTATTCCCTGCATGGCGAATGCCCAGTCAGGCGTGGTGTGAAGTGGACGGCCAACAGCTGGGTAAATGTGGACCCAGATCACCAGCAGCAGGCCCGTTACCAGAGACTAGTTGCTAAAAGACAACGAGCTAAGTCAGGCATGGAGGAGCATTACCAACCTCTCTCACACAGTGACCTCCACCAGGATCTATAG
- the LOC117449684 gene encoding secreted frizzled-related protein 5, whose protein sequence is MPAVLCPYLIRKSSPPASLLFLFLLAGLSSTIALGRVRAGLEGRARAEGRVRSGVKNKSGDRASIEGNTETGFGDIRVSRPRAAAGEDVEEWGEPDTTTGYRSMLSIGEGGLWEPRSSSRCVPILSGMALCQNIGYDTMRMPNLLGHESPAEAVQQSASWLPLLARECHPDARIFLCSLFAPICLDRFISPCKSLCESVRDSCAPIMSCYGYPWPEILRCDQYPADHLMCISSITNSTVHTGGRRAPQASCRDCELEEASSSKDILETFCRSDFVLKLRLKRLKDSLVSLSQFSLAAKLDVLKHGPLLGGEIRSRIELWLERDATCLRNMTRHHPRGGTFLVTGTVQGERLVVIKAFAWHRRHKNLKAAARKWKHHRCRS, encoded by the exons ATGCCTGCAGTGCTCTGCCCTTATTTAATCAGAAAGTCTTCTCCTCCAGCCTCCCTACTATTTCTCTTTCTGCTCGCCGGGCTAAGCAGCACAATAGCGCTTGGTAGAGTAAGGGCAGGGCTGGAGGGACGAGCGAGGGCTGAGGGAAGGGTTAGATCTGGAGTAAAAAACAAAAGCGGGGACAGGGCAAGTATTGAGGGCAACACCGAAACTGGATTTGGAGATATTCGTGTTTCTAGACCAAGAGCTGCAGCAGGAGAGGATGTTGAGGAGTGGGGGGAGCCTGATACTACTACTGGCTACAGGTCCATGCTTTCTATAGGTGAGGGTGGACTATGGGAGCCCCGCAGTTCCTCTCGCTGTGTCCCTATCCTATCAGGCATGGCCTTGTGCCAAAACATTGGATATGACACTATGAGGATGCCCAACCTTCTGGGACACGAGTCTCCAGCTGAAGCTGTACAACAGAGCGCCAGCTGGTTGCCACTACTGGCCAGAGAGTGCCACCCCGATGCCCGCATATTCCTCTGCTCTCTCTTTGCACCCATCTGCCTCGACAG GTTTATATCGCCTTGTAAAAGTTTGTGCGAATCTGTACGGGACAGCTGTGCACCAATCATGAGTTGTTATGGCTACCCCTGGCCAGAAATACTGCGCTGTGACCAGTATCCTGCAGACCACCTCATGTGTATCTCCTCTATCACCAACAGCACTGTTCACACAGGGGGGCGAAGAG CACCTCAGGCAAGCTGTCGGGATTGCGAGCTGGAAGAGGCCTCCTCTTCAAAAGACATACTGGAGACATTTTGTAGAAGTGATTTTG TTCTGAAACTGCGTCTAAAACGTCTCAAGGACAGCCTAGTTAGCCTGTCTCAGTTCTCGCTGGCTGCAAAGCTGGATGTTCTAAAGCATGGACCACTGTTAGGAGGGGAGATCCGGTCCCGCATCGAGCTGTGGCTGGAGAGGGATGCCACCTGTTTAAGGAACATGACGCGACACCACCCACGGGGCGGGACCTTCCTGGTGACAGGCACAGTGCAGGGGGAGCGCCTGGTGGTCATTAAGGCTTTCGCCTGGCATAGACGACACAAGAACCTGAAGGCAGCTGCGCGCAAATGGAAACATCACAGATGCAGGAGCTAG